DNA from Myxococcus guangdongensis:
TGTAGTGCTCCTCGGTCTTGTCGAAGCCGAGGATGAGCTGCCCCGCGTGCGGCTTGCCCATCGCGGTGGAGTGGTAGTCGACGCGGACGAAGCGGCCGCCGAGCAGCGGTTCGATGCGCGCGTTCGTGCGGGACTCCTCGGGCGTCGCCGTCGGGTCGAACCACGTCTGCGTAGGCCCTTCCCAGGTGCCCACCAGTCGATTCAACCTTTGGTGGTGCTCACTCGGTTCGAACTCGGCCGTCGGGGCGTTCGTGGCGTTCCAGTCCTGGCTCATGCCCCTTCGTAACCCGGGGCGGTCGTCCCGTCACCCCCACCCATGTCATCATCGGCGCCCATCCAGGAGCGTCCTTGAGCACCCCCGCCACCACCTTCGTCGAGCTGCTCTCCGGTCTGCACGCGGGCTTCAGCGCCGAGGGCCTCGCCGTCCCCGAGCCCGCGTCGTGGCCCGAGTCCCCCGCAGAGGCCGCATCGGCCCTGTTCTCACTCGCGGCGCGCACGGGGACGTTGGTGTTCTCGGTGTGGGCGGATGCGGAGACGAACGAAGCGGGCGCGTCGTTCTTCCTCCCGGTCGCGGACGCGCCGGGGCATCAGGGGTTGCTCGGGCAGGAGCGCAAGCCCGTGCGACAGCCGTTCGCGAGGGAGCTGCATGCGCCGCTGGGGCAGGCCATCGCCGAGCTGTCGAAGCGGGGACAGGACACGGCGCGTCCCGCGCGCGGCACGGTGACACATCCGTTCGACGTGGAGACGGACCCGGAGGTCCTGTTCTGGGTGACGTTCGCGGACAGCGAGGTGGCGCCGAGCATCCTCGCCCATGCGCGGAGCCGGCAACTGCGCGCGGACCAACCGGCGTTCTCCACGCTGAGCCTGGGGCGCGAGGAGGCCGCGTATCTGACGGAGCGGTTCCTGCGACTGGACTCGCTGTTCCAGGGGACGCCCGTGGTGTTCTCGGGGGAGAAGGGCACGGGGCGCACCACGTCGCTGCACGCGGTGATGGAGGTGCTGCCGGACTTCACGAATGTGCTCGCCGCGCTGGAGCAGCCGAGGTCGGTGGATGCGCGGCTGGGTACGGCGCGCGTGGGGGAGTCGATGGCGCTCGCGCAGGTGCTGCGCGCGTTCCTGCGGCAGGACCCGGATGTGGTGCTGGCGGATGAGGCGCGGACGACGAAGGACCTGGAGTTGCTGCTCAACTCCGCGCTCACCGGCCACGCCACTGCGTTCGTGCTGGAGGCGTCGAGCCCCGAGGGGGCGCTCGAGAAGCTGCTCGAGGCGATTCCGGGGCTCCCCGTGGCGCCGCTCATCGTCCATCACACGCGCGAGGCGTCGGGTGCGCTCCGGCGAGAGGTCTACACCGTGCGATACGGCGACGATGGGAAGGGGCTCGTCGAAGCGTGGAGCGCTGCCGCTACTGGATAGGCTCCCGCCCGTCCTGAGCTACGGCCGTTGGTCAGGCTTCGTCGTCGGGGAGGAGTGTCCGGAGAAGCTCGTCGTCAGGTCCGACTGGACGCCAGCCAGCAGGAGGCGGATTGGCGCGAAGCACCGCTCTGGCCTGCCGGACTCGCTCCTTATGCGTTTCTGGGGTGTCGGCAGACCAGCAGCCGAGCGCTTTGGCTACTTGGAAGCGACTCTCCTCATCCATAACGGCTGGCCAACCTTGAGGGAGAGTCTCGGACAGTTCGCGAACAAGCACGTCCCGCACGAAACGCGTGACCTGCTTCCGCTGCTCCGCCTCGGCAAGCAGCGCACTC
Protein-coding regions in this window:
- a CDS encoding ATPase, T2SS/T4P/T4SS family, yielding MSTPATTFVELLSGLHAGFSAEGLAVPEPASWPESPAEAASALFSLAARTGTLVFSVWADAETNEAGASFFLPVADAPGHQGLLGQERKPVRQPFARELHAPLGQAIAELSKRGQDTARPARGTVTHPFDVETDPEVLFWVTFADSEVAPSILAHARSRQLRADQPAFSTLSLGREEAAYLTERFLRLDSLFQGTPVVFSGEKGTGRTTSLHAVMEVLPDFTNVLAALEQPRSVDARLGTARVGESMALAQVLRAFLRQDPDVVLADEARTTKDLELLLNSALTGHATAFVLEASSPEGALEKLLEAIPGLPVAPLIVHHTREASGALRREVYTVRYGDDGKGLVEAWSAAATG
- a CDS encoding NUDIX hydrolase: MTDGRSWQGNWKARLYERARERGFDSLTAFAEARPAVPLNALAEELGQDDVAGVQVMSALLAEAEQRKQVTRFVRDVLVRELSETLPQGWPAVMDEESRFQVAKALGCWSADTPETHKERVRQARAVLRANPPPAGWRPVGPDDELLRTLLPDDEA
- a CDS encoding DUF1579 domain-containing protein yields the protein MSQDWNATNAPTAEFEPSEHHQRLNRLVGTWEGPTQTWFDPTATPEESRTNARIEPLLGGRFVRVDYHSTAMGKPHAGQLILGFDKTEEHYTAAWVDSFHMSANMMISTGAPREDGHVSVLGGYTASMCDEQGVTQKQKWGWRTVIHQPDADTLVLQSFNIWPEGREDRAVETRLTRRRQA